Genomic window (Deinococcus betulae):
GTTCGGGCTGCGGCCCAAGCAGACGGCGCTGGTGGTGGCGGTGCTGTCGGGCATGGGCATCAGTGCGGCGAGTCTGGCCGCGTTTTTGTTGCTCAACCGCTCGGCAGTGAACACCATTGCCCAGGCCGATCAGCTGCGCCCTCAGCTCGAGGCGCTGCGGCTGGACATCCGCGCGGCCCAGGCGGCCCAGCAGGCCGCCCAGCAGGCGCGTGACCAGGCCCAGCAGGAAGCCGCAAAATTGCGCGGGCAGCAGGAGACCGCCCAGAACGCCCTGGGCGCGGCGAGGGACGACCTGAGCGCCGCGCGGCGCGACCTGAACGCGGCCCGCGCCGCTGAGCAGACTCTGAAGACCCAGGCCACCGGCCTGCAGGCCCGCGTGAGTGCCCTGACGGCCACCCGCGAGCAGCTGGAAGCCCGCGCCGCCCAGAGCCGGGCCCAGTTGGCGCAGTCCGAGGCCGCCCTGAAGGCCAGTCAGACCCGCGCGCAGACCCTGGACGCCCAGGTGGTTGACCTCAATGCCCGCGTGGCCCTGGCTGAATATGAGGCGCAGGCCGCCCAGACCCGCGCCCAGGTGGCCCAGGCCGACGCCGAAGCGGCCCAGAGTGCCGCCGAGACCGCGCAGGCCCGCGCCGCGCAGACCCAGACGCAGGCCCGCGAGGCCCAGGCGCGTGCCCAGGGTCAGGCGCGCGCTGCACAGGCCGAGGCGCAGGCCGCCCAGACGCAGGCCCGCCAGGCCCAGGCTCAGGTACAGGCGCTGGAAGCCTCACGGCAGACGGCCAGTCAGGCGCTGACCCAGGCCAGCCGCAACCTGACCCAGGCCAGGGCCGACCTGGGGCGCGCGCAGACCCAGCAGAAAGACGCGCAGGCGGCCGTGACCCGCCTCACCACCGAGCGCGCCACCCTGCAGACCCAGCGCGATCAGGCGGCCCGCGAGGCGGCCAAAGTCCGCGCCGACCTCAAGACCTTGCAGGTGCAGCAGGCCGAGCTGAAAAACAGCAACGAGGCCCTGGGCCGCGACCTGGCCAAAGCCCGCGAGAGCCTGGGCAAGCTGCAAGACGAGTATTCCAGCAGCCGCGCCGAGCTGAGTGCCACCCGCAATACCGACCTGGCCTACCCCAAGAACGAACTGGTGTACGCGGCGGTCGTGCCCAGCGTGCGAAACCTCGACACCTTCTTGCAAGATGCCGGGCGCAGCGCCCTGGGCCGGGGCGCCCGGGGCACGCCCGCCGTGCGCCTGAGTGCGGGTGCCCGCAGCGCCCTGGAAACCAAGCTGCGTGGCCTGAACGTCAGCACCTTCGTGCAGTGCCGCGCCGCGCAGAACGCCGCCGCTGGCCTGCCAGTCGAACTCACCTGCGACGCCCGGCCCAACACCACCCTGTTCCGGAGCAACGAGATTATTCGCCGGGCTAGTGTGAGCCTGGGGGCCAGCCCCCGCGCCCTTCAGGAACAAATCAGTGACCTTGTGAAAGACGCCGTGCTGGACGTGACCTCGCGCGGGGTGCCCAGCGAATATGTGCAGGGCCTGGATGTCAACGAGTTTGTGGACCTGCTCACCCGCCTGAACAGCCGCAGTGGCACAGCCGTCGTAGGGATTGCCGCCCGCAGTGACGTCAAGCCCGGGAGCCGGGTGGACCTCTATCCCGTGCTGCCGTAAGAGGCAGGCCGCTGCTGGTGCCGTGGCAGGGGGCGCTCTGCCTCAGAGGCCAGTGCTACCACCTTTAGGCTGTTGAGTCAGTCTCTTTGCCCCTGATGCTTGACTTCGTTCTGGCAAGAAATCCGTGGAAGCGTGTGAAGTTGGGCTGCTCCTCGAGAGTACCGGCCATCATGCGCGACCAAGGCCTCTCTAGAGCGGACCGCCTCTCCCAGCCGCTCTCTCCCACAAAGAGCCCTGGCGTCCGTTTGGCGTCAGGCGGCCCCGGTATGCTGCCCACATGCGCCGCCTGGCCCTGACTGCTTTGCTTGCCCTGACCGCCGCCCCCGCCAGCGCCGCCCCTGTGCGCGTGGAGTTCTGGCACGCCATGACCGGCGTGCAGGGCACGGTGGCCACCTACGCCCGCGAATTCAATGCTGCTCAGGACACGTATGAGGTGGTCCCAGTGGCCCAGGGCAATTACCGCGAACTGCTGCCCAAGCTGCAGGCCGCCGCCGGCACCCCCAAAGCTCCGGCGCTGGTGCAGCTGGAATTCACGCAGTTTCCGGCGCTGGCCGCTGCTGGTCGCCTGACCGATCTCACCCGCGCCGCCGAGGCCCTGCCAGACGCCCTGCAAAACGATATTTACCCGGCGGTGTGGCGCACGGGCCAGCTGGGCGGGCGCACCTACGGCCTGCCGTGGAATGTCAGTGTGCCGGTCCTGCTGTACAACGCGGGCGCCCTGAAGCGGGCGGGCCTGAACGCCCCCGAAACCTGGGCGCAGTTAGAAGCGCAGTCCCGCACCCTGGCGACTGGGGGCCGGCGCCCGCTGGTGGCCGCCGCCGACGCCTGGACCTTTGAAGCCAATGTGCTGTCGCGCGGCGGCGCGCTTGTCAGCGGCAGTGCGCCGCGCCTGAACAGCCCGGACGCCGTGGAGGCCCTGACCCAGCTGGCCCGCATGAGCGCCGCTGGCCAGGCTCAGCCCCGCACCCTGAACGAGGCCACCCGCGCGGCCTTTGACTTTGCGCGTGGGCAGAATATCTTCGTGCTGGCCAGCGTGGCCAACTGGATCGACGCGCGCAAGCTGCCGTTTTTCAGCCTGGGCGTGGCGCCCTTTCCCTGCGAAAAGGAAGGGGCCTGCACCGTGCCGCTGGGCGGCGCGACCCTGGCGGTGCCGGCAGGTACCCCTGCGGGTGAACAGGCCGGCGCCCTGGCCTTCTGGCAATTTCTGATGCAGCCCGCCCGCCTGGCGAACTGGGTGCAGACTACGGCCTATGTGCCGCCCCGGCGCGCGGCTGGGCCACTGCTGGAGGACTGGTACGCCAGGAACCCGCAGCTCAAGGCTGCCCACGCCCAGATTGCCCGCGCCGTGCCGCGCCCTACCACGCCGGACTACGCGGGCTGGATTGCCCTGATGGAAGACGCCCTGCTCAAGGCCACCACCGGCAAATTAAGTGCGAAAGCGGCCCTGGACGAGGCCCAGACCCGCGCCGAAAAGTGAAGGCCCGCCGCGCTAAACTTTCCCCGTGAGCCTGGCTTACCTTTTCCTGACCTTGCTGGCGGCCGCCGCCCTGCTGCTGTTCCTGTGGCGGCCCGGCCTGGCCCGCGCGGGTGTGGTGTGGGGCCTGGGCGCCTTGTTGCCGCTGCTGGCCGCGCTGGTGGTGGCTTTGCAAGGCGGCCGGTAAGGGACGGGTGGTGTCCCAAGCGGTGAGAGACTGAAGCACCTGCGATCCATCTGATCACTACGCTAGAAACGCATCTGGGCGCCATTCAAGCCCTGTCTGCTTCACTTTGTCCTTGGGCCTGTCCTACTCGCCCAGGTAGCGGCGCAGGTCGTCGAGGTTGTGACTGGTGCCGATCACGACCAGCTTGTCGTGGGGGCGCAGCTCGTCCTCGGCGCGGGGGGTCACCTCAATCTTGCCCGCCCGGCTGATGGCAATCACCTGCACGCTGAAACGGCCGGTCAGGTTTAGGTCGCGCAGGGTGCCCTTTAAGCGCTCATTGGCCTCGATTTCCACAATGGCGTAGTCGCCGCCCAGGTCCAGCGTATCCACGATGTTGGGGGTGGCAATCTGACGGGCCAGGCGCACGCCCATGTCGTGTTCGGGCCGAATCACCAGGTCAGCCCCGATGCGCTCCAGGACCCGGCGGGCCATCTCGTCAATGGCCTTGGTCACGACGTAGGGCGCGCCCAGGCTCTTGGCATTCATGGTGGCCAGAATGTTGGCCTGCACGTCCGTGCCGATGGCCACCACCACCACGTCAAAGTCGCCCACGCCCAGGGTCCGCAGGGCGCGCTCGTCGCTGGCGTCCACGATGGCGGCGTACGTGACCAGATTCATCACCCGCTCCACGTTTTCCTCCTGCTGGTCAATGGCCACGACCTCATGGCCCATCTCATAGAGGGTGGTGGCGACGGCGGTGCCAAAGCGGCCCAGCCCAATCACGAGGCATTGTTTACTTTTCATCAGAAGAGTCCTTTGAGGTGAGGGGGCTCAGCCCACCAGAATGTCACGTTCGGGGGGATACTTCACGCCTTTCACGGGTGGCTGGCGCAGGTTCAGGGCCACGGCAAATGTCACTGGGCCGATACGCCCCAGATACATCAGGGTGCTCAGAATCAGCAGGCCGGCGTCGTTCAGGTGCGGCGTGACATTGAGGCTCAGGCCCACGGTGGCGGCGGCGCTGACCGTTTCAAACAGCAGCGGGGTAAAGCCCAGCGCCGGGTTGGTGACCAGCATCAGAAAAAACGAGCCGAAGACCAGCAGGGTGTAGATCGTCGTAATCGTCCCGGCGCGCACCACGTTCTCGGGCAGCACCAGCCGGCCAAACACCACGAGTTCGGTGCGGCCCCGAATCAGGTTCCAGGCGCTGCCCAGCAAAATGGCGAAGGTGCTGGTCTTGATGCCGCCGCCTGTCGAGCCGCTGTTGGCGCCGATAAACATCAGGGCCACCATCAGAAAGATGCTGGCGCTGCTCAGGGCCGTCATGTCCACAGTGGCAAAGCCCCCGGAGCGCGGCGTGACGCTCTGAAAAAAGGCGGCCAGCAGCTTGGCGGGAGCTGACAGGGGCCCCAGGGTGCCCGCCCGCGCCCATTCCAGCGCCAGCAGCAGGCCAGTGCCGGCCACCAGCAGCACGCCCGTGGTCCACAGGGTCAGGCGGCTGTACACCAGCATGCGGTTACGCCGGGGCGCCTGCCAGTGGGTAATCAGATTGAGCTGCACCAGAAAGCCCAGCCCGCCCAGCACGATCAGCAGGGCAATCACGCCGCTGACCAGCGGGTCGGTCACATACGGCGTCATGCCGCCGGGCAGCACCACAAACCCCGCATTGTTATAGGCGCTGATGGCGTGAAAGACCGCCTGATACAGACCCTCGCCCAGCCCGAACTGCGGCACGAAGCGCCACGACAGCAGCAGGGTGCCCGCCGCCTGCGCCGCCAAGGTGTACAGAAAAATGATTCGGACCAGGCCGAGCACGCTGCCCACGTTCAGCGCATTCACCTGCTGGGCGAGGTGCTGCCGCTCGCTGAAATTCACGCGCCGCCCGGCCAGCAGGGCGAACAGGGTGCCGAAGGTGATGATGCCCAGCCCCCCAATCTGCGCCAGGACCAGAATCGTGACCTGTCCGGCGCGGGTAAAGGCCTCGCTGGTGTCGGCCACCACCAGGCCCGTAATACACACCGCGCTGGTGGCGGTAAACAGCAGGTCCACGGTGGACAGGTTGGCTTCCGGGCGGGTCATGCCGGGCAGGTGCAGCGCGGCGGTGCCCAGGGCGATGCCCAGCAGATACACCAGCGCAATCAGCTGTGGGGGGCGCACCCGGGTCAGCAGGCCCCGCCGGGGCCGACGAGCCATGCGGCGGCGCAGGCTGGGCAGTTTCATACGGCGGGCCTCCTCATCCGATGAGAATGTCCTTGTCGGCGGGGTAACGGACCAGGGCGCCCCCCTGGGGCCGGTTAAAGGCCACGGCAAAGGTCAGTGGCCCAATACGCCCCAGAAACATCAGTGCAATGAGGACCAGATGCTGCTCTGGATTGAGCAGCGGCGTGGTGTTCATGCTCAGCCCGACGGTGGCAAACGCGCTGACGGCCTCGAAAAACAGGTTGACGAACAGCACGTCGGGCCGGGTGTTCAGCAGCAGCAGCGCAATCAACATGAGGTTGACCAGACCGATGCTCAGCAGGCCGACGGTCATGGCGCGCAGGATGGTGTCGGTGTCAATTCGCCGCTGAAACAGGATGGTGTCACGCCGCCCACGCACCATGCTCCAGGCCGAGGCCATCATGACGTAAAAGGTGCTGGTCTTGATGCCGCCGCCTGTCGAGCCGGGGTTGGCGCCGATGAACATCAGAATAATTGTGATGAACAGGGTGGTCAGCCCCATCGCGCCGTAATCCAGGGTGTTAAAGCCAGCCGTGCGGGTGGTCACGCTCTGAAAGAAGCTGGCCAGCAGGCGCTCCCCCAGTCCCAGTGGGCCCAGAGTCTTGGGGTTGTTCCATTCCAGCACCAGATACGCCAGGGTCCCCAGCAGCAGCAGAGCGGCCATCATGGTCAGCACCAGCTTGCTGTGGACCATCAGGCGGGTACGGCGGGCGCTCAGCAGGTGGGCGGTCACATTGAGCTGAACCAGGAAGCCAGTGCCCCCCAGGATGATGAGCAGGGCCAGCACCAAGCTCACAAGCGGGTCACCCACAAAGCCCATGACGTTGTCGCTGTACAGCGCAAACCCAGCGTTGTTAAAGGCGCTGACCGAATGAAACAGCGCGTAGAACAGGCCTGGGCCCCAGCCCTCCTGCGGCACGAAGCGCAGGGCCAGCAGCGCCGCGCCCACGCCCTCAATTACAAAGGTGTAGATGAAAATAGAGCGGATGAGGCCCAGGACCCCGCCTGCATTCAGGGCGCTCACCTGATGGGCGGCGTGCAGGCGCTCGGTAAAGTTCAGGCGCCGCCGTGAAATCAGCGCGAAGGCCGTCCCCAGTGTGATGATGCCCAGGCCGCCGACCTGAATCAGCCCCATGATGATGGTCTGCCCCAGCCGGTTGAAATCCTTGCTGGGGTCAATGACATTCAGGCCCGTGACGCACAGCGCGCTGGTGGCGGTAAACAGCGCCTGCAAGAAGTTGACGCTGCGCCGCGTGCCGTCTGGGTTGAGCCCATGCGTGATGGGCAGACTGAGCAGCGCGCCCCCCACCAGGATGGCCACCGCGAACGACAGCGCAATCAGTTGGGGGGGGCTGAGCCGCAACAGCAAAGGCGTGCGGTTGGCCCGTCCAGAGGTCAGGGGGCGCGGGGGCGGAGAGGGACGGGTCATAGAACGGCCCGGATTGTACGCCCCGGCCCCAGCCTGTGTATGGGGCACGGCTCCTGCGGCGCCCTATACTGTTCTGCTATGCCGCGCCCCGCCCGCCCTGACCGCCCCGCCTTCTCCCGGCGCTCCCCGCGCCCCAAGCCGGACCACCGCACCCGCCAGCCGGCCCACGAATACGAGCTGGAAGCGCTGCGCGGCCTGGAGCATGTGGCGGTCACTGAGCTGGACACGGTGCCGCTGGCACGCGATATCCGGGGGCTGCGCTTCTGGTATCCCGGTGACCCCGAGCGCCTGTCCCGCCTGCGTTCGGTGGTGGCCGCTTACCGCATTCGCAGCTGGGACGTGCCGAGGCCACGCGGTTTGCTGGGCAATCAGCAGCTGGGCGAACTGACGGACTTTCTGCTGGGGGTGGCCGAGGTCGGCGGGCACCGCTCGTTCCGGCTGGGTGCGGCGGGCAAGGAGTCAGGGGTCATGCAGCGGCTGGCCGAGGAACTGCAGGCAGGTCTGAACCTCCCGCACGACCCGCAGGACGGCGAACTGCTGATCCGGCTGCGGCCACAGGAGGACGGCCCCGGTTGGGACGTGCTGGCGCGCATCACCCCCAAACCGCTGAGCGCGCGGCCCTGGCGGGTGTGCAACATGGCGGGCGGCCTGAATGCCACGGTGGCCTACGCGGCGCACAAGCTGGCCGGCCAGCGCGACCAGGACCGCATCTTTAACCCCATGAGCGGCAGCGGCACCTTGCTGATAGAACGCGACCTGATGGGGCCCAGCGCCGCCATGGTGGGCGTAGACCTGAACCCTGAAGCCGTGCGCTGCGCGAAAAGCAACATTCAGGCAGCGGGGCGCGAGATTGAGGTGGCGGTACGGGACGCCCTGCACACGGAACTGCCGGCCCGCTCCTTTGACCTCGTGATGGCGGACCTGCCCTGGGGCGACGCCATCAGCACTCACACAGACAACGAAGCGCTGTATCCGGCCTTCTTGCAGGAGATGCACCGCCTGACCAGCCAGCGCGGGCGCCTGTGTGTAATTACCCATGAGATTCGTTTGTTCGAGCGCGTCCTGAGTGCCCAGCAGAAGTGGCATGCCCACGAACTCTTTCAGGTGGCCAGTGGGGGACACCATCCGAAGGCCTATCTGCTGAGTAAGCGGGTGTAGGGGGTCTGGGGTGTCGGAGGGCGGGCGTGTGGGGACAGAGGCGAGCTTGATGGCCCGGAGACTTTTCTCTGCGGCCTCCTTTTTGTGGCTCCTGCGCCGCGTGTGGCTGGGTCTGGTGTGCTGGCTGGGCATGAGCAGCGCGCAGGCTCCTGTGGTGTCAGCGCCGCTGCGCCTGAGCCGCGAACCGGGGCTGAGCGCGCCGGTCAGGGCGGCGCTGGCCGCTGTGCCCGCAAACGTGCAGGTGGGTGTGCTGGTGCTGGACCTTCAGACGCGCGCGGTGCTGGAGGCGCAGCGGCCAGACCAGAGCCTGAGTGCCGCCAGCACCACCAAACTGGTCACGGCCGCCAGTGTGCTGGCTGAACGGGGCGGGGCCACGGGCTTCTGGACCACCGAGCTGACGGTGCCGGCCCCGCAGGTGGGCCGCGCCCAGGTGTCCAGTCTGACCCTGCGCGGCAGCGGTGACCCTGGCCTGGGCGTTACGGGGCCCTACAGCCTGCGGGCGCTGGCGGAGCAGGCGGCCGCGCGCGGTGTCCGGCAGGTGGGCGAGGTGCGTGTGGAGGATCAGGTCCTGAAGGCTGGAGGCTGGCCCAATGACCTACTGGGCGAACCGGTCACGGCCCTGCGTCTGGCCGAGTGGCGCACCCGCCCGCCCCTCAGCGCCGCCGAGGCCCGCACGCGGCTGGGCGCTGCGCTGAAAGCAGAACTGCGGCGGGCCGGGATTCAGGTGGCTTCAGAGGACGTTCCCTCGGCCCCGGCTTACATTCCTTATCTTCCGCCGGCCCGCACGGACGAGCGCGGGCAGCCGCTTGCTCCTGACCCCCTGATTCCCCCTGCCCGCCGCGCCGAACAGGGGGTGGCCAGCGTGCGCAGCGCCTCGCCGTATCGTCTGCTGGCGGCCACCCTGCGGCCCAGCGACAACGCGCTGGCCGAGGCCCTGCTGGGCACCCTGGCCCACCGTCCCGGCGGCAACGGCACCCGGGCAGGTGCCCTGGCGCGTGAGCGGACATGGCTGCGCCGGATGGGGCTGGACCTGACCGGCGTGGCGCTGGCCGACGGCAGCGGCCTCAGCCGGGGCAACCGCCTGACCCCGCGCGCCCTGGTCACGCTGCTGCGCGTGCAGTACGACCTGCCGCACCCGCTGCCGGGCCGCGCCGGGCTCCCGGCGGCCCTTTACCGCACGCGCGGCAACGCCTTTATAGAGGCGCTGCCGCAGGCTGGGACCGGCACCGCCACGCCAGCTGGGGTGCGGCGCGGCGGCACACTGGCCGGGCGGCTGGTCGGCGCAGGGCTGGACGTGCGGGCCAAGACCGGCACCCTCCCAGGGGTCAGTGCCCTGGCCGGTTATGTCACGGCGCGCAGTGGGCACCCGCTGGCCTTCGCGGTGCTGATGAACGGTCCAGAAGACGCACCGATCCTGACCCTGCGCGCGGCCCAGGACGATCTGGTGCGTGCCCTGGCCGCCAGCTACTGAGGCAGAGATGGAAGGAGTGGCGGAGGTGGTGGGACAAATCAAATACACCTTTTCGGATACCAGTCTCTGTCGGGCAGTTCACTGACAGGCAGTTCTATCGGCATCGTTTTTCGGCTAACCCTGACCGACTCTGCAGCTTCGGAGGCCCAATCAGAGGTGTCCTATTGACAACGGCGCAAATCCGTCTTGGTATTTTGAGGTATGGCGGAATGGCAGCCGACCCGATATACCCGTGCCCAACTCGAAGAGCGTCGACTGGCCGCTGCGAAGTGGCTGCAAGAGGGCAAGTACGCCCACCGCGAAATCGCTGAGCATTTTGGAGTCTCCGTCGTGACCGTCACCACCTGGAATGCACGCCTGAAGAAGAGAGGGACCCTTCAGGCGACGGTCGCTCCCGGTCGCCAGTCACGGATGACCTCTGCACAGCACGCGCAACTGCGCACCCTCCTTCAGGAGGGTGCGCTCGCCCATGGGTTCCCCGACGAGACCTGGACCACTCGTCGGGTGAGTGAGTTGATTGGCGGGCGGTTTGCGATCTGGTATCACCACGATCACGTCCGCAACCTTCTGCACCAGTTGGGCTGGACCCCACAACTGCCGAATGGACGCGCCGCAGAGCGCAACGAGCTGCGGATTGCCACCTGGAAAGAACAGACGGCACCCGAGTTGAAAAAAAAAGGTCGCTGAGGGCGCCACGCTGATCTATCTGGATGAGGTGGGCTTTGCGTTGAAGGGGGTGCGACGACGGACATGGTCGATCAGGGGCGTCACGCCCCTGGTCACACTCCCCGCAAACTGGGAGAAGCTGTCGACGATTGGGGCGATCACATCAGATGGACGCTTCTTTCAGAACACCAAAGCTGGCGCCATCAACAGTGGCAATGTCACCCAGTTTCTTCAACATCTGCTGCGTCATGTGACTGGCGAGATGGTCGTCGTGCTGGACAACGCGAGCATTCACCGAGCCACAGCTGTACAAGCGTTCGTGGCAAGCCACGAACGCTTGTCGCTGGAATATTTGCCGCCATATGCCCCGGAGCTGAATCCGATCGAGTTGGTCTGGGCCTATATAAAGCGCAATGTTCTGGGCAACTTTTGTGCCCGTACAGTCGGGCTGTTGAAGCAGAAGCTGGCGAGGGCTTGGCAGCGTGTGCGATACGTCAAGCTGCCACGACAACTTCTCAATACGAATCTATACCGCGATCAATAAGCCTCCTTTCAGGTTGATCGGTCTGGGGCAAACGTGCCTCTCCCCCCGGTGCGGGGGCACACCCAGCGGCCTCGGGACGCCCTTCACGCGCCGGCCAGGCTCAGCCTCTAGACTCGGAAATGTGAAAAACGGCGCAGAACAGAAGGTCATGCTGGCGACGGGCAACGCCGGCAAGGTGCGGGAAATAGAGGAGGCGCTGGTGGGTGTGAACTGGACGCTCAGCCCCCTGGGCGGTCTGCCGCTGCCTCCCGAAACCGGACGCACCTATGAGGAAAACGCGGCCATGAAGGCCTGCTTTGTGGCCCACATGACGGGTCAGCCGGCGCTGGCCGACGACAGCGGCATTGAGGTCGAGGCGCTGGGCGGCGAACCTGGCGTCTACTCGGCGCGCTTTGGCAACCGCGAGAATGACACAGAGCGCAACGTCTACCTGCTGGAAAAACTGCGGGGACAGGCGAACCGCCGCGCCAAGTTCGTGTCGGTGGTCATCCTGGCTTACCCGGACGGGCACGTGGAAACCTACCGGGGCGAACTGCCCGGCACCCTGCTTGAAGGCCCGCGCGGCGACAACGGCTTTGGCTACGACCCCCTGTTTGTCCCGGAAGGGCAGACCCGCACCCTGGCCGAAATGACGGTGGCCGAGAAGCGCGCCCTGAGCCATCGGGGTCAGGCGCTGAAAAAGTTGCTGGAGGTTCACCAGCACGGCAGCCCCGTGCGCGGCGCCCCGCCCGTGACCCGCGACTGACCGAGGAACTCGGCGCATGGCGCTTGGTGGAGAATCTCGGCTCAGAAGTCGATGGCTTTACTACAGGGCAGGCTAGCGTTTTCCCGCTCTACGCCGTGACTCAAGGCAACTGTATAGCCCGAGACAGGTGCCTTTGACGTTGTCAGGGACCACTGCACCTTTGATCTTCAGCGTCTGTGAACCCGGCGGTCAGCGTTTCTTGAAAGAGGGAGGCTGACCGCTGTTGCCCTGCGCTGGCCTGCCTACGGTGGCCCCATGAGCGCATACCGAACATTGGTGGCTGGCCTGCTGGGCGGGGCTGTGGGCACGCTGGCAATGGGGCAGTACTGGACACGGGTGGCCCCGAAGTTAGAGGGCGACAGCGGCGGCCAGGATAGCCAGAAGCCTGACCAGCACTCTATTTCTCTGGTGGGGCAGCAGCACGAACCCGGCGAGAGCAGTACCGCCGCCCTGGGCCGCGTGGCTTACGAGAAAACTGAGGGCCACCCGCCGGGCAAACAGACGCGCGCCGCCCTCAGTGAGGCGGTGCATTGGAGCATGGGCGCGGGCAGCGGGGCGCTCTACGGCGCGCTGGCTGGGCGCGGCAATCCCCTGAAAGGCGCCGCCTTTGGCGTGGGCCTCTGGGCCCTGATAGACGAGGGGCTGGTGCCGCTGCTGGGCCTGCAAGATGGCCCGGCTGGAAGCCCGGCGCGCGGACACGCCAACCGATTGGGTGCCCACCTGGCCTACGGGCTGGGGTTGGGGCTGACCGTCTGGGCGCTGGCTGGTGTGCTGCCTGGCGACGATTAATAACGGGTCTAGCCCAGGAGAGAAGGGCTACGTCGTCAGACCTTCTCTCCTGGGCTGGGTGAATGACCGCCAGGGCCGCCTTCCAGATTCAGTGCGGCGTTCTCAGGCTTGCCTCAGCCCTGGGCATGTTCGCGCACGTCGTTTTTCAGGCGCATCAGGATGGCCCCCATGCCGCGCAGGCGCATGGGCGTAATCAGCTCGGTCA
Coding sequences:
- a CDS encoding IS630 family transposase (programmed frameshift) — its product is MAEWQPTRYTRAQLEERRLAAAKWLQEGKYAHREIAEHFGVSVVTVTTWNARLKKRGTLQATVAPGRQSRMTSAQHAQLRTLLQEGALAHGFPDETWTTRRVSELIGGRFAIWYHHDHVRNLLHQLGWTPQLPNGRAAERNELRIATWKEQTAPELKKKVAEGATLIYLDEVGFALKGVRRRTWSIRGVTPLVTLPANWEKLSTIGAITSDGRFFQNTKAGAINSGNVTQFLQHLLRHVTGEMVVVLDNASIHRATAVQAFVASHERLSLEYLPPYAPELNPIELVWAYIKRNVLGNFCARTVGLLKQKLARAWQRVRYVKLPRQLLNTNLYRDQ
- the rdgB gene encoding RdgB/HAM1 family non-canonical purine NTP pyrophosphatase, with protein sequence MLATGNAGKVREIEEALVGVNWTLSPLGGLPLPPETGRTYEENAAMKACFVAHMTGQPALADDSGIEVEALGGEPGVYSARFGNRENDTERNVYLLEKLRGQANRRAKFVSVVILAYPDGHVETYRGELPGTLLEGPRGDNGFGYDPLFVPEGQTRTLAEMTVAEKRALSHRGQALKKLLEVHQHGSPVRGAPPVTRD
- a CDS encoding DUF1440 domain-containing protein, giving the protein MSAYRTLVAGLLGGAVGTLAMGQYWTRVAPKLEGDSGGQDSQKPDQHSISLVGQQHEPGESSTAALGRVAYEKTEGHPPGKQTRAALSEAVHWSMGAGSGALYGALAGRGNPLKGAAFGVGLWALIDEGLVPLLGLQDGPAGSPARGHANRLGAHLAYGLGLGLTVWALAGVLPGDD